From Aquificota bacterium, one genomic window encodes:
- a CDS encoding ComF family protein, translating into MISLLQVFGLAKGDCKVCGSSFRGRNQGFICEECLSNLRPYHPMDYSHRLDYVFSYRVFGLYEGTLKEMIHCIKFDNSKSLALRLGKIIKEHLWEYIREIEPDLITFPPLNLRRFWNRGFNHMEYILKGAEVPYLKAFKRTDMAPPLALLDKEERSKAVLGHKLREELTDHFEDKKVLIVDDLLTTGSTIKRLAYLLMSVGAKEVHAYFVARAKPSA; encoded by the coding sequence TTGATAAGCCTTTTACAGGTTTTTGGCCTTGCTAAGGGGGATTGCAAGGTCTGTGGCTCAAGCTTTAGAGGAAGGAACCAAGGCTTTATATGTGAAGAATGTCTAAGCAACCTAAGGCCTTACCATCCTATGGATTACAGCCACAGGCTTGATTATGTGTTTTCCTATAGGGTCTTTGGCCTTTATGAAGGCACTCTCAAGGAGATGATACACTGTATAAAGTTTGATAACTCAAAAAGCCTTGCCTTAAGGCTTGGAAAGATAATAAAAGAACACTTATGGGAATACATAAGGGAGATAGAGCCAGACCTTATAACCTTTCCGCCCTTGAATTTAAGAAGGTTTTGGAACAGGGGCTTTAATCATATGGAGTATATCTTAAAGGGTGCAGAAGTGCCATACCTTAAAGCCTTCAAAAGGACCGATATGGCCCCGCCCCTTGCCCTTTTGGATAAAGAAGAAAGAAGTAAGGCAGTTTTGGGACACAAACTAAGAGAAGAGCTTACTGACCACTTTGAAGACAAAAAAGTTCTAATCGTGGATGACCTTCTTACTACCGGCTCAACCATAAAAAGGCTTGCCTACCTTCTTATGTCTGTGGGAGCCAAGGAAGTGCATGCCTACTTTGTGGCAAGGGCTAAACCTTCTGCATAA
- a CDS encoding aminotransferase class I/II-fold pyridoxal phosphate-dependent enzyme yields MSESWMFPRVSRLPKYVFAMVNELKYKLRREGEDIVDLGMGNPDLPPAPHIVEKLCEVAKRDNVHGYSASKGIPRLRKAICDFYKRRYGVELDPEREAILTIGAKEGYSHLMLALLEPGDTVIVPNPTYPIHYYAPIIAGGDAISVPIMPEEGEDFEESFLKKIHDILRASFRKPKAIVLSFPHNPTTLCVGLDFFKEVVSLAKREGVWIIHDFAYADLGFDGYEPPSILQVEGAKDVAVEIYSMSKGFSMAGWRVAFMVGNEVLIKNLAHLKSYLDYGVFTPIQVASIIALDSPYEIVEKNREVYRKRRDVLVEGLNRVGWQVEKPKGSMFVWAKIPREIGMNSLDFSLFLLREAKVAVSPGIGFGEYGEGYVRFALVENEHRIRQAIRGIKKAFEKFMQKV; encoded by the coding sequence ATGAGTGAAAGTTGGATGTTTCCAAGGGTTAGCAGGTTGCCCAAGTATGTGTTTGCCATGGTAAATGAACTGAAGTATAAGCTAAGAAGGGAGGGTGAAGATATTGTGGACCTTGGTATGGGAAATCCAGACCTTCCACCAGCTCCCCATATAGTAGAAAAACTATGTGAAGTAGCAAAAAGGGACAATGTGCATGGATATTCTGCCTCAAAGGGCATACCAAGGCTAAGGAAGGCCATATGCGATTTTTACAAAAGGCGATATGGAGTGGAGTTGGACCCAGAAAGGGAAGCCATACTCACCATAGGGGCAAAAGAAGGCTATTCTCACCTAATGCTTGCCCTTCTTGAACCGGGTGATACGGTAATCGTTCCCAACCCCACCTATCCGATCCACTACTATGCACCCATTATAGCGGGTGGGGATGCCATATCAGTTCCCATAATGCCAGAGGAAGGAGAAGATTTTGAAGAAAGCTTTCTCAAAAAGATACATGATATTTTGAGGGCTTCTTTTAGAAAGCCAAAGGCTATTGTGTTGAGCTTTCCTCACAATCCTACCACCCTTTGCGTAGGCCTTGACTTTTTCAAAGAGGTAGTAAGTCTTGCAAAAAGGGAAGGGGTATGGATAATACACGACTTTGCTTACGCAGACCTTGGCTTTGATGGTTATGAACCGCCAAGCATACTCCAAGTAGAAGGCGCTAAGGATGTGGCCGTGGAAATCTATTCCATGTCCAAAGGCTTTTCTATGGCGGGCTGGAGGGTAGCCTTTATGGTGGGTAATGAGGTGCTTATAAAGAACTTGGCGCACCTTAAAAGCTATTTAGACTATGGAGTGTTTACACCCATACAAGTAGCATCTATAATAGCTCTTGATAGTCCATATGAGATAGTGGAAAAAAACAGGGAAGTGTATAGAAAAAGGAGGGATGTGCTTGTGGAGGGTCTTAACCGCGTAGGTTGGCAGGTGGAAAAGCCAAAAGGTAGCATGTTTGTTTGGGCAAAAATCCCTCGTGAGATAGGCATGAACTCCCTTGACTTTTCACTTTTCCTTTTGAGAGAGGCAAAGGTGGCAGTCTCTCCCGGCATAGGTTTTGGAGAGTATGGGGAAGGCTATGTAAGGTTTGCCCTTGTAGAAAACGAACACCGAATAAGGCAGGCCATAAGGGGCATAAAAAAAGCTTTTGAGAAATTTATGCAGAAGGTTTAG
- a CDS encoding TraR/DksA family transcriptional regulator: MHHLSPEQIAELREDLLRLREKIIKHAEEQIKDPSNVAFEGGDEIDRANIEAGRYLNLQRIKTRELKLLRKIDYALMKIEQGTYGICENCGATIPFERLKARPVTTMCINCKELEEERENE, from the coding sequence ATGCATCATCTTTCTCCTGAACAGATAGCGGAGCTGAGGGAAGACCTATTAAGGCTTAGGGAAAAGATAATAAAACATGCGGAGGAGCAGATAAAGGACCCTTCCAACGTGGCCTTTGAGGGTGGAGATGAGATAGACAGGGCCAATATAGAAGCGGGCAGATACCTTAACCTTCAAAGAATAAAGACAAGGGAATTGAAGCTGCTTAGAAAGATTGATTATGCCCTTATGAAGATAGAACAAGGCACCTACGGCATATGTGAAAACTGCGGTGCCACCATACCCTTTGAAAGGTTAAAGGCAAGGCCTGTAACTACTATGTGTATAAACTGCAAAGAATTGGAAGAGGAAAGGGAAAATGAGTGA
- a CDS encoding DUF1122 family protein has product MEDFKKELSQYFYLHKVEVGRFVEEENITLAKDGKRLMYIKAFYGRKPYWKEWVELFHIDPSFFGSNFEDKLYQIISKYFRRVFVEYYEDKQTLEELKSGKPAEETRLGSKLKALGYKYFRDWYYPEGWMEGGYKLQAER; this is encoded by the coding sequence ATGGAAGACTTCAAGAAGGAGTTAAGCCAGTATTTTTACCTACATAAAGTGGAAGTTGGTAGGTTCGTAGAGGAAGAAAACATAACCCTTGCAAAGGATGGGAAAAGACTTATGTACATAAAAGCCTTTTACGGTAGGAAGCCCTACTGGAAGGAATGGGTAGAGCTATTTCATATAGACCCAAGCTTCTTTGGGTCCAACTTTGAAGATAAGCTTTATCAGATCATATCAAAATACTTTAGAAGGGTCTTTGTAGAATACTACGAAGACAAGCAAACCCTTGAGGAATTGAAATCAGGTAAGCCAGCAGAAGAAACAAGACTGGGTTCAAAGCTCAAAGCATTGGGCTACAAATACTTTAGAGATTGGTATTATCCAGAGGGTTGGATGGAAGGGGGCTATAAGTTGCAGGCGGAAAGATGA
- the rplM gene encoding 50S ribosomal protein L13, whose protein sequence is MKTYHVRKEDVVRDWWVVDAEGKVLGRLASQIAKVLMGKHKPYYQPDVDCGDFVIVLNADKVVVTGKKMEQKKYQFHSNYPGGLKERSLAWMLQNKPEEVIRLAVKRMLPKNRLGHRMLKRLKIYSGPNHPHIAQQPKNLEVEA, encoded by the coding sequence ATGAAGACCTACCATGTTAGGAAAGAAGATGTTGTAAGAGATTGGTGGGTAGTAGATGCAGAAGGGAAAGTTTTGGGAAGGCTTGCTTCCCAGATAGCAAAGGTGCTTATGGGAAAGCATAAACCTTACTATCAGCCAGATGTAGACTGTGGCGACTTTGTAATAGTCCTTAATGCGGACAAGGTGGTTGTCACTGGTAAAAAGATGGAGCAGAAGAAATACCAATTCCATTCCAACTATCCCGGAGGGCTAAAGGAAAGAAGTTTGGCATGGATGCTTCAAAACAAGCCAGAAGAGGTAATAAGGCTTGCGGTAAAAAGGATGCTACCTAAAAACAGACTGGGCCACAGGATGTTAAAGAGATTAAAGATATACAGCGGCCCAAACCACCCGCACATTGCACAACAGCCTAAAAACTTGGAGGTTGAGGCATGA
- the rpsI gene encoding 30S ribosomal protein S9, giving the protein MTLVRLKDFKIGFDNSYYGTGRRKESVARVWLVRGTDKQIVKVKESGKEYDLKQYVQRETLYNKVLYPLRLTGLEGRFGIYATVSGGGISGQAEAIMYGIAKALLKYNPDLRTTLKKAGLLKRDAREKERKKYGLMKARKAYRWSKR; this is encoded by the coding sequence ATGACCTTGGTAAGGCTTAAAGACTTTAAAATAGGCTTTGACAACTCCTACTATGGCACTGGCAGGAGAAAAGAAAGCGTAGCAAGAGTGTGGCTTGTAAGAGGCACAGACAAGCAGATAGTTAAAGTAAAAGAAAGCGGTAAAGAGTATGACCTAAAACAATACGTTCAAAGGGAAACTCTCTACAATAAGGTCCTCTATCCTCTAAGGCTAACAGGCCTTGAAGGGCGTTTTGGGATATATGCAACCGTTAGCGGTGGTGGTATAAGCGGTCAGGCGGAAGCCATTATGTATGGTATTGCCAAAGCCCTTCTTAAATACAACCCAGATTTGAGAACAACCCTCAAAAAGGCTGGACTTCTTAAGAGGGATGCAAGAGAGAAGGAAAGAAAGAAGTATGGACTCATGAAGGCAAGAAAAGCTTACAGATGGAGCAAGAGATAA
- the argC gene encoding N-acetyl-gamma-glutamyl-phosphate reductase, producing the protein MEQEIKVCVYGATGYTGVELLRLLLNHPHVKVSSLTSQSYFGKKLYDVFPHFGASPIGHMHLLQEPEEDFDVAFLCLPHEASLELVPQLLKKGKKVIDLSGAYRIKDLKSYPEYYGFEHTYPEVLQRAVYGLPEVFREDIKKSYLVANPGCYPTATLLALYPLLKEKIGLELVIVDALSGVSGAGRKTTQKFHYPEMEANAFAYSVEKHRHTPEMEDVIKRIANREIKVRFTPQVIPLVRGMMAKVYVKAEKINYEELYRETYKEEPFIVLSKEPPHIKHALGTNFCFIYHHYDEKSSILEIISVIDNLGKGASSQAVQNFNLLMGIEETCALKHTSIYP; encoded by the coding sequence ATGGAGCAAGAGATAAAAGTATGTGTATATGGTGCCACCGGTTATACCGGTGTTGAGCTTTTAAGACTGCTTTTGAACCACCCCCATGTGAAGGTTTCTTCCCTTACATCTCAATCCTATTTTGGTAAAAAGCTTTATGATGTTTTCCCCCACTTTGGAGCGAGTCCTATAGGCCATATGCACCTTCTACAAGAACCAGAAGAGGATTTTGATGTGGCCTTTTTGTGCCTTCCTCATGAGGCTTCCCTTGAGCTTGTACCACAGCTTTTAAAAAAAGGTAAAAAGGTTATAGACCTTTCTGGCGCCTACAGGATAAAGGACCTCAAAAGTTATCCAGAGTATTATGGCTTTGAGCATACATACCCAGAGGTGTTGCAAAGGGCAGTATACGGATTGCCAGAGGTCTTTAGAGAAGATATAAAAAAGTCCTACCTTGTGGCAAACCCGGGCTGTTATCCAACGGCTACCTTACTTGCCCTATACCCACTGCTAAAAGAGAAGATAGGCTTAGAATTGGTTATAGTAGACGCTCTTTCTGGCGTCTCTGGTGCTGGTAGGAAAACCACTCAAAAGTTTCATTATCCCGAAATGGAAGCCAACGCCTTTGCCTATTCCGTAGAAAAGCACAGACACACGCCAGAGATGGAAGATGTGATAAAAAGGATAGCCAATAGGGAAATAAAGGTAAGGTTCACTCCTCAGGTTATACCCTTAGTAAGGGGCATGATGGCAAAGGTATATGTGAAAGCCGAAAAAATTAACTATGAGGAGCTTTATAGAGAAACGTACAAGGAAGAGCCTTTTATAGTGCTATCTAAGGAACCGCCCCACATAAAGCATGCGTTGGGAACCAATTTCTGTTTTATATACCACCATTATGATGAAAAAAGCTCTATACTTGAGATAATAAGCGTTATAGATAACCTCGGAAAGGGTGCCTCATCCCAGGCTGTGCAGAACTTTAATCTTTTAATGGGTATTGAAGAAACATGTGCTTTGAAACACACATCCATATATCCCTAA
- a CDS encoding ATP/GTP-binding protein, producing the protein MKTIKKIKIVVAGPFAAGKTQFINTVSEIKTVKTERRTQAAGEKNVKDYTTVAMDFGKIRIDDEHELYLFGTPGQSRFDFMWEILGEGALGIIILVDSTDPSTFHEARKIINFFSSRFPVPMVIGANKQDLPNAWPPEDVATALDISEEEGIPVLPVSAIDKESVKKVLLTLLEIIKAELTS; encoded by the coding sequence ATGAAGACCATAAAGAAGATTAAGATAGTTGTAGCTGGACCCTTTGCTGCAGGAAAGACCCAGTTTATAAATACAGTAAGTGAGATAAAAACGGTAAAGACAGAAAGGAGAACCCAGGCAGCGGGGGAAAAGAATGTAAAAGACTATACCACCGTTGCTATGGATTTTGGAAAAATACGCATAGATGATGAACATGAGCTTTACCTTTTTGGAACTCCGGGGCAGTCCAGGTTTGATTTTATGTGGGAAATATTGGGAGAGGGCGCCCTTGGAATAATAATACTTGTGGATAGCACAGACCCTTCCACCTTTCATGAGGCAAGAAAGATAATAAACTTCTTTAGTTCTCGTTTTCCCGTACCAATGGTGATCGGTGCAAACAAACAAGACCTTCCCAATGCATGGCCACCGGAGGATGTGGCAACTGCTCTTGACATAAGCGAAGAAGAAGGCATACCTGTGCTTCCTGTATCCGCCATTGATAAAGAGAGTGTAAAAAAAGTCCTTTTGACACTCCTTGAAATAATAAAAGCAGAACTAACCTCTTAG
- a CDS encoding DUF4388 domain-containing protein → MALTGDLKTFNFVDIFQIIFKDRKSGILLVEWADITVAYYVKDGQIIFARPVDRVFRVYAERDFDLLIEKLRIPKENLSKTIERFLINRLNIKEGVFSFTPGFVKYASDNYGEPFPIEKIIMIASRSLLPEEVERKISDEMLIFELAENAQEIISKAELTPEEQKVLSLVNGERTVSDIRRDSGLDSLTVDRALYGLLALGVIKRKKKEKKQKPSIALDLLMKIIERIKEL, encoded by the coding sequence ATGGCTCTAACTGGGGACCTTAAGACCTTTAATTTTGTGGACATTTTCCAGATAATATTCAAGGATAGGAAAAGTGGTATCCTTTTGGTTGAGTGGGCGGATATAACGGTTGCGTATTATGTTAAAGATGGTCAGATAATCTTTGCAAGGCCAGTAGATAGGGTATTTAGGGTTTATGCGGAGAGGGATTTTGACTTACTTATAGAAAAGCTTCGCATCCCAAAAGAGAACCTTTCTAAGACGATTGAGAGGTTCCTTATCAACAGGTTAAACATAAAAGAGGGTGTTTTTTCTTTTACACCTGGTTTCGTTAAGTATGCTTCAGATAACTATGGAGAGCCGTTTCCCATAGAAAAGATTATTATGATAGCTTCTCGTAGCTTACTTCCAGAAGAAGTAGAAAGGAAAATATCTGATGAGATGTTGATTTTTGAATTGGCGGAAAATGCACAAGAGATAATAAGCAAGGCAGAGCTTACTCCAGAAGAACAAAAAGTTCTTTCCCTTGTAAACGGTGAGAGGACTGTTTCCGATATAAGAAGAGATTCTGGGCTTGATAGCCTTACAGTAGACAGAGCTTTATATGGTCTTCTTGCTCTTGGTGTAATAAAGCGGAAGAAGAAAGAAAAAAAACAAAAACCTTCTATAGCCCTTGACCTTTTGATGAAGATAATAGAAAGGATAAAAGAGCTATGA
- a CDS encoding roadblock/LC7 domain-containing protein, which translates to MDRYTQVLQELIRNTGLEGASLVSADGLPIASVLKPGMEEDRIAAMSAAILSLGERVSEELAKGSLEQITIKGHNGYVILTGVGKDAVMVVLADDNAKLGLLLMEIKKAQDKLKGML; encoded by the coding sequence ATGGATAGATATACACAGGTTTTACAAGAGCTTATAAGAAATACAGGTCTTGAAGGTGCCTCATTGGTATCTGCTGATGGTTTACCCATAGCTTCTGTGCTAAAGCCAGGCATGGAAGAGGACCGTATAGCAGCCATGAGCGCAGCCATACTTTCCTTAGGTGAAAGGGTCTCTGAAGAATTGGCAAAGGGCAGCTTGGAGCAGATAACCATAAAGGGGCATAATGGTTATGTTATACTCACTGGGGTGGGGAAAGATGCGGTAATGGTGGTGCTTGCTGATGATAATGCAAAGCTTGGGCTTTTGCTTATGGAGATTAAAAAAGCACAAGACAAGCTTAAGGGAATGCTATAA
- a CDS encoding permease, producing the protein MNLLTDFLKSFYDYTVDIIPYFLIALVITSLLQSFTKLSWLKVILKKEKVAPVYTGILGGLLPLCSCSMLPVANLINSMSKSYASVLSFLIIAPVISPVTLLLTYGYFGLSMTLVRLIGTFIFALSFAYLMNFFFAKPKTLPIMMGGDGQSKNSKFFFYILKDNLFGIGKYLFLGIFIASLIKVFVPASLIKPIAGSIFSYPLISFMSVPIYVCSGEEVPIAKALKEVGFTWGNALTFMLGGTGICMPTILAVMKFLPKALVFAYVVFWLIFSMVMGILYDIIFWS; encoded by the coding sequence ATGAACCTTTTAACCGACTTTTTAAAAAGCTTTTACGATTACACCGTAGATATAATTCCTTACTTCCTTATAGCCCTTGTTATAACCTCCCTTCTACAAAGCTTTACCAAACTGAGCTGGCTTAAAGTCATCCTCAAAAAAGAAAAGGTAGCCCCCGTATATACAGGTATTTTGGGTGGCCTTCTTCCCTTGTGTTCCTGTTCCATGCTTCCAGTGGCAAACCTTATAAATAGTATGTCAAAAAGCTATGCCTCTGTTCTTTCCTTTCTGATTATAGCCCCCGTAATTTCCCCAGTAACACTTTTGCTTACCTATGGATACTTTGGCCTTAGCATGACCTTAGTTAGGTTGATAGGCACATTTATTTTTGCTCTTTCTTTTGCTTACCTTATGAACTTTTTCTTTGCTAAACCCAAAACCCTACCCATAATGATGGGCGGAGATGGGCAAAGTAAAAATTCAAAGTTTTTCTTCTATATTTTGAAGGATAACCTTTTCGGTATAGGGAAGTATCTGTTTTTGGGCATATTTATAGCCTCTCTTATAAAGGTATTTGTGCCAGCCAGCTTAATAAAGCCTATAGCAGGCAGCATTTTTTCCTATCCTCTTATATCTTTTATGTCTGTTCCTATATACGTATGTTCTGGGGAGGAGGTTCCAATTGCCAAAGCTCTTAAAGAAGTAGGTTTTACATGGGGTAATGCACTTACCTTTATGCTGGGTGGCACAGGCATATGTATGCCTACCATACTGGCAGTTATGAAGTTCCTTCCAAAGGCTTTGGTCTTTGCCTATGTGGTCTTTTGGCTTATCTTTTCCATGGTAATGGGCATTCTGTACGATATTATATTTTGGAGTTAA
- a CDS encoding phosphatidylglycerophosphatase A: MWRELIATGFYLGRFRYAPGTIGTLLGVPLVYILVHKWWLTLIFGVLLYAVAVWSANYMVELTKEKDPEEVVIDEVVGYFFSFLFLVPSLKALAVGFITFRILDILKPYPIRLFEKLPNGHGVVADDMVAGLMNAVILYLLFN; the protein is encoded by the coding sequence ATGTGGCGTGAGCTTATAGCCACTGGCTTTTATTTGGGAAGGTTTAGGTATGCACCTGGCACCATAGGTACTCTTTTGGGAGTTCCATTAGTATATATCTTGGTTCATAAATGGTGGCTAACGCTTATATTTGGAGTTTTACTCTATGCAGTGGCAGTATGGTCTGCAAACTATATGGTTGAACTTACAAAGGAAAAGGATCCAGAAGAGGTGGTTATAGACGAAGTAGTAGGATATTTCTTTTCTTTCCTGTTTTTAGTACCAAGTTTAAAGGCTCTTGCAGTAGGCTTTATAACCTTCAGAATCCTTGATATATTAAAGCCATACCCCATAAGGTTATTTGAAAAACTGCCAAATGGTCATGGTGTGGTTGCGGATGATATGGTGGCTGGCCTTATGAATGCAGTCATACTTTATTTGCTTTTTAATTGA
- a CDS encoding Fe-S-containing hydro-lyase, which produces MEKRIYTPLTDEVVESLRVGDKVLITGYIYTARDAAHKRMVEALQRGEPLPIDVKGQIIYYVGPTPPKPGQVIGSAGPTTSIRMDKYVEELLKLGLKGMIGKGYRSPHVRELLKKYKAVYFAAVGGVAVLLSKCIKSSEVVAYEDLGTEAIRRLYVEDFPVIVANDIYGGDIFEEGRKRFARIDI; this is translated from the coding sequence ATGGAGAAGAGAATATACACTCCTTTAACCGATGAAGTGGTAGAGAGCCTTAGAGTGGGTGATAAGGTTTTGATCACAGGCTACATCTATACTGCAAGGGACGCAGCACATAAAAGGATGGTAGAAGCTCTTCAAAGGGGAGAACCTTTACCCATTGATGTGAAAGGGCAAATCATCTACTATGTGGGTCCCACACCACCAAAACCTGGACAGGTAATAGGGTCTGCGGGTCCAACCACATCTATAAGGATGGACAAGTATGTGGAAGAACTACTTAAGCTTGGCCTAAAGGGTATGATAGGAAAGGGTTATAGGTCCCCACATGTAAGGGAACTTTTAAAAAAGTATAAGGCCGTATACTTTGCCGCCGTAGGAGGTGTGGCTGTGCTTCTATCAAAGTGTATTAAATCCTCAGAGGTGGTTGCCTACGAGGACCTTGGCACAGAGGCTATAAGAAGGCTATACGTGGAAGACTTTCCCGTTATAGTTGCCAACGATATATACGGCGGTGATATTTTTGAAGAAGGTAGAAAAAGGTTTGCAAGGATAGATATCTAA
- a CDS encoding ATP-dependent Clp protease proteolytic subunit, translated as MEPIYYNPFYGLFNFLWMLLLFVFVFMPFWRRYILSRTREALIRQLEEKRQSRVITLIHRQEALGLFGIPIFRYINIEDSEQVLRAIRMTPPDMPIDLIVHTPGGLALAATQIANALVRHRGPVRVIVPHYAMSGGTLLALAADEIIMDPNAVLGPVDPQIGQMPAASILKVLEKKDLKDVDDQTLILADVAQKAIDQMKSYLVWLLTQNGMEKEKAESIAEGLATGKYTHDYPLTVEYLKKLGLNVNTDVPEEVYELMELFPQPMGSQVPSVQYIPIPYRTNHGGGH; from the coding sequence ATGGAGCCTATTTATTACAATCCTTTTTATGGCCTTTTCAACTTTCTTTGGATGCTTCTTCTCTTTGTTTTTGTGTTTATGCCCTTCTGGCGAAGGTATATTCTATCAAGAACAAGGGAAGCTCTCATAAGACAGCTGGAAGAAAAGCGTCAAAGCCGGGTAATAACTCTAATACACAGGCAAGAAGCCTTAGGCCTTTTTGGCATACCCATCTTTAGGTATATCAACATAGAGGATTCAGAACAGGTGTTAAGGGCAATAAGGATGACGCCACCGGATATGCCTATAGACCTAATAGTGCATACGCCAGGGGGTCTTGCCCTTGCTGCCACTCAGATAGCCAACGCTTTGGTAAGGCATAGGGGCCCTGTAAGGGTTATTGTGCCACATTATGCTATGTCCGGTGGGACCCTTTTGGCCTTGGCCGCAGATGAGATAATCATGGACCCAAACGCAGTGCTTGGACCTGTGGACCCCCAAATAGGACAAATGCCTGCGGCTTCTATTCTAAAGGTCCTTGAAAAAAAAGACCTAAAGGATGTAGATGACCAAACACTAATACTGGCGGATGTGGCTCAAAAGGCTATAGACCAGATGAAATCTTACTTGGTATGGCTTTTAACACAAAACGGTATGGAAAAAGAAAAAGCTGAAAGCATTGCAGAGGGGCTGGCAACTGGAAAATACACCCATGACTATCCTCTAACCGTTGAGTATTTAAAAAAGCTTGGTCTAAATGTTAACACAGATGTGCCGGAAGAAGTTTATGAGCTTATGGAACTTTTCCCTCAACCTATGGGGTCGCAGGTGCCTTCCGTGCAATATATTCCCATACCCTACAGAACAAACCATGGAGGAGGGCATTGA
- a CDS encoding homoserine dehydrogenase, translating to MKVKVGIVGCGVVGTGVVELLLKNSDTIRKKTGIDLQISKVADKDWKRPRPFYVPEELRTTDYKEVIDSSHIVVELVGGKGFAKELIKEALQKGRHVVSANKHLLAEEGAELFQMAEENGLCIGFEASVGGGIPIIKALRESLVGNNIGAVYGILNGTTNYILTRMFQEDVEFDTALKEAQEKGYAEADPSLDIDGWDSAHKIAILSFIAFGVFFPFSRVYVEGIRQVDLLDVELGKELGYTLKLLAIAKRREGELEVRVHPTFLPEENPLAKVSDVFNAIMVEGDFVGKTMFYGRGAGAHPTASAVVSDIVDIAQKMALNTTCRQKINWEEKEYSLTENFYGRYYLRFDVPDRPGVLASIARVLADHHISIASVLQKEKVCKLAGREGEHIVPLVILTHKAYEINMRRALEEIKGLPVVVGKPVLIRVEEEAE from the coding sequence TTGAAGGTAAAAGTTGGCATAGTGGGGTGTGGTGTGGTAGGCACGGGCGTAGTGGAATTGCTTTTGAAAAACTCTGACACAATAAGAAAGAAAACGGGCATAGACCTTCAAATATCAAAAGTGGCGGACAAGGATTGGAAGAGGCCAAGGCCCTTCTATGTACCAGAGGAATTAAGAACTACGGATTACAAAGAAGTGATTGATAGTTCTCACATAGTTGTAGAGCTGGTGGGTGGTAAGGGCTTTGCAAAGGAGCTTATAAAGGAGGCATTGCAAAAGGGAAGGCATGTGGTCAGCGCCAACAAACACCTTCTTGCGGAAGAAGGTGCCGAACTTTTTCAAATGGCGGAGGAAAATGGTTTATGCATTGGCTTTGAGGCCTCTGTGGGTGGTGGCATACCCATTATAAAGGCTCTTAGAGAATCCTTAGTGGGCAATAATATAGGTGCAGTATACGGCATACTCAACGGAACTACCAATTATATCCTTACCAGAATGTTTCAGGAAGATGTGGAGTTTGATACAGCCTTAAAGGAGGCACAAGAAAAGGGTTATGCCGAAGCAGACCCAAGCCTTGATATTGATGGTTGGGACTCTGCCCATAAGATAGCCATCCTTTCCTTCATAGCCTTTGGCGTTTTCTTTCCCTTTTCCCGTGTTTATGTGGAGGGTATAAGGCAGGTGGACCTTTTGGATGTAGAGCTTGGAAAAGAATTGGGGTATACACTTAAACTCTTGGCCATAGCCAAAAGAAGGGAAGGAGAGCTTGAGGTAAGGGTCCATCCTACCTTTCTACCAGAGGAAAACCCACTGGCAAAAGTGTCCGATGTTTTTAATGCCATAATGGTAGAAGGAGACTTTGTAGGTAAAACCATGTTTTATGGAAGGGGCGCAGGTGCGCACCCCACTGCTTCTGCAGTAGTTTCGGACATAGTGGATATAGCTCAAAAGATGGCTTTGAATACAACCTGCAGGCAAAAGATAAACTGGGAAGAAAAAGAATATTCTCTTACGGAGAACTTCTATGGCAGGTACTATTTAAGGTTTGATGTGCCAGACAGGCCCGGAGTCCTTGCCAGCATAGCCAGAGTGCTTGCAGACCATCACATCAGCATTGCAAGCGTGCTTCAAAAGGAAAAAGTATGTAAGCTGGCGGGAAGGGAAGGCGAGCATATAGTACCCCTTGTTATCCTTACCCATAAGGCTTATGAGATAAACATGAGGAGAGCTTTGGAAGAGATAAAGGGCCTACCGGTTGTGGTAGGGAAGCCTGTGCTTATAAGGGTTGAGGAAGAGGCAGAATGA